cggaggtgcagggccctgagtcccccaatactccgtgacaactggtggcagcggcgggatctactgcaccccgtggacggcgcttcctgcagtaagtgactggggagcagtaaaacgaagggggattgacggggaccaggcgcgctgaagagtgagagagagacggttattacccctgggagtgtgtgaccagcgagaaggacttttgcagtaacagggtcccccggggggatcgcagcgagtggtcccaggggcggaggagtctgcagctcgaccctggcagagaggtggtgacctcgagaagggctggcacactagggggccccaggggaactgtggggagctgtgagcacacaggccggtgagtggccagcaggaagatgtatgccaagcggcttaagagcgacctggtggagctgtgcaagcagaggcggctgcgcattgggaggctcaccaaagaacagctcattgcccagctggaggcggaagatcgcgcgaatgaactgatccctgtgtctcagggaagcagcctggcaaatgcagcacaggcaccagtgtctgtcccagctgggagtggtcagccggctgctgagggcttcccgagacccctccttcctatgacaaggggaagggtggggaggagcccagcaaataccgaaggcgccgtgacccccccggccagcagggggtccccccggcgaagcccgccggccagcagaggatcctcccggcgacgttcggcatccggggagcggaattggctggaatgggagaaagagctaaaactgagggagctggaggatcgtgaacaacagagacagcatgaagagagacagcgtcagcatgaacgggaggagaaagagagacagcatcagcgtgaacgggaggagaaagagagacagcatcagcgtgaagagagacagagacagcatgaacgggaggagaatgagagacagagacaggagaatgagagacagcgtcagcatgacctggaactggtgAGATTGAAGGGCGGCGAACCCCCGGCtacggtgagtgaggggggacccaggactgcacagagctttgataagtgcatcatggccccatacaaggagggggaggacatggatgacttcctggaggcctttgagacggcctgcgagctgcaccgggttgatcccgcggacagactccgggtccttacccccttactggaccccaaagccgtggcattgtaccgccaactggaagaggcagagaaaggggactacgaactattcaaaaaggccctgctacgagagtttgggctgactcctgagatgtaccgggaaaggttccggagtcaggataaaacccctgagatctcatatctacaactagccgcccgcatggaaggatacgccagcaagtgggctgacggggcccagacgaaggaggacctggtcaaactgctggtactggagcaactgtatgagcggtgcccatctgacctgaggctgtggttggtggacagaaagccagagaacccgcgacaggcaggccggctggccgatgagttcgtaaagagccggtcaggagataaaagggaggagtcccaaaggagcaatcccaccacaacgcagagagagagtcaccatgggacctccccgtgggaaaatacagaaaaaccccatcagaggggaacatccagcatcaggaccatccgacccactcaaggggacccatgggacatgggctgctaccactgtggccaaaagggccacatacgggcccagtgccccaggctcagggacagactgagcaggccgaacccacagagggttgactgggtagagacccagcccggcgagaggcagcattcccagggaaggggggctggcagggtaccacctgctaaggagggaggagagccccaggctagcttctctggggggccagatgctccggattcaaagttctccgtttacagggttggcgcggggctgtccctgcggagcgagtgccttgttcccctggaggtggatgggaaggaagtttatggttactgggacacgggcgcagaggtgacactggcccggcccgaggtggtggccccagatcgggtggtgcccaataccttcctgaccctgaccggggtgggcgggaccccattcaaggttcccgtagcgagggtacacctgaaatggggggccaaggagggccccaaggacgtgggagtgcaccaccatttgcccactgaggtgttgatggggggggacctagaggactggcccagcagcccccagaccgccttagttgtgacccgcggtcagagccggcgaggggcactgcgccctggccttggggggggtgccttgcctgaggcgcgggaccctaacctggtggggagggaacgcccagggacgcggctcagggaggctgcagcttcggacccagcgggcgagaaagagcaggtggccatccccgtcccagctgctgagttccaggccgagttacagagagatccctccttgcggaagataagggacctggccgacctcaatgcggtacagaccatgggacgaggtggccggaaaagattcctgtgggagaaggggttcctgtaccgagaatgggctcccccagggaaaatggagtcggggggatcaggaggcagctggtggtaccccagaagtatcgccgccagctgctgtgccgggcccatgacattcccctctcagggcaccagagaacctggcgtacccagcagaggctgctacggagcttttactggcctggggtctttgttactgtccgacagtactgcagatcctgtgacccctgtcagagggggaggaaggcctgggacaaggggaaaacagctttaggacccttgcccagcatagaggagccttttcggagggtggccaaggtaaaaagggcggctctaaaccaagagagcccaaagcacagacctccagactggagcgctgggagaagaccacagcccagttggagccccagaggtatgggggtgggaaaagggcgcaggccgcataaaccttcccacatgcgaactgcgagtgccatcaagcacccccaacctaagggggagcgtgaaactggaggggcctggtgtaattctcaccaaggaatgggagggatgcgggggcatccatgggaacgggggtaggttcgaacttccccgggtcactggctaaagtgaccctgctcagttcggtctcgaagggggaagagatgtgacgaactgggcctgttctcactgtggtctgtgaatgctgacaggggagtgtgctgggatagtctgcattgtaggatgggatctgcccgagggcgcatacctgagtgtgtaacatgagaacccaggaaggggttgaaggcgaggcgactccttagcccgggaaactgaacaaaggctgtgggaggggtcgctgaaggcggagggctggaagcaggctggagggaggctggagagatggctggggggcagagatggctctgacccccccaaaggggggtgggctggcatgccctgggaccccaagctggacctaactgaggggggccctgttgtctgtgcctgcaagacctgtcttggactgtattcctgtcatccaaataaaccttctgctttactggctggctgagagtcatggtgaatcgcaggaagccggaggtgcagggccctgagtcccccaatactccgtgacacagtgccctgcctggttcgagccagacacactagcctgctacaaaaaCAGACCCAGATCTGAACAACATcacccaaaagctgcaggcttaactgaaaacagcttacaaaGTGTTCCTGTTTCCAACACTCAGGTgctcagctcccaatggggtccaacccccaaataaatccgttttaccctgtataaagcttatacagggtaaattcataaattgttcatcctctataacacggatagagagatatgcatagctgtttgccccccccaggtattaatatatactctgggttaattaatcagtaaatagtgattttattaaatataaaaagtaggatttaagtggttccaagtaataacaaacagaacaaagtgaattaccaagcaaaataaaataaaacacagaagTCTAAGCCGAATACCGTAGGAAAGTGATTAcaaatgaaatctcaccctcagagatgttcgagtaagcttcttttacagactagcctccttctagtctgggtccagcaatcactcacacccctgtagttactgtcctttgttccagtttctttcaggtatctttttgGGTGGAGTGGCTATCTCTTGAGCCCgctgaagacaaaatagaggggtctcccacgggcttaaatagactctctcttgtggatggagaccccctcctctctcctatgcagaatCCATGTGCAagctggagttttggagtcacatgggcaagtcacatgtccatgcacgactcagaactttacaggtggcagccattgttcagatgctaccttgaacgtccccaggtagacttcttatgtggattggagtcttccaaggtccattgtccgttaagtgtttcttgattgggcacttaacttgcaaattcctttctcaagaagctgaccaaatgccttactaaggctacttaaaatcaaacaagtacacagccaatattcataacttcaaatacaaaagtgatacatgcatacaaacaggatgaatatattcagtagatcatgacCTTTGCAgaaatatgttacatggcatatgtagcataaaacatattccagttatgtctcatatacattcataagtatatttccataaagcattatggggtgcaccATCACAACTGAGATACGTGGTAAGTGGGAAATGCCCACAGCCGGCCTTTCAGTGGCAACAAAGGAACAACTgacaagacagatttacatcaggaCCAGCCAGacgtgctgatggcccatcaagaagaATTCACTCTCTGAGACTCCTCAGAGAGGCCACATACGCAATGGGAGCTGCCTAACCCCcatgtcacagcaaggatctttctagcacctggaagaaagtataaaaaaaagggacagtgacatcatcacgtgtcctctctcctcccccacctacgctgaaggcaacaagaatgctgggaagacaaaggctttgaactgaggagactggtcccaggctgagaGAGCGatccagcctgtgtattaagaactgtaacctgTGTATTAAAGaactgtgtattaagaactgcaACATCCAGaggggtgagaaaagctgtttgatgtAAATCTTTCTTCGTCTGTTCAAGTTAAGAATAGACTTGCAGTCTAAATTCtatttcttatgtaaccaactTTGACCTCTGTGCCCAACACTGATAATCacttaagtttattaactacaggaagatagattttattttcatgttttatcCTTAGCaatgagtttgtctaaagtgcttggggaatctgctcagattacaaaggctggcgCATGTCCCCTATCCTTTGACAAAGgggcaaactaattaatgagcttgcatggTTCAAGAATAGGTTTTGAGGAATGtaagatggtatatttctggggtgcaaggctgggggcttgggagatgTGCATAGTTCAGGAGTGGCTTGGAGACCATTCATGCAActtagctgggtgtgtccctgcatGCTGGTGCTGAAAGATAACAGCCCCTGGGGGGGTTGGCAAAACAtggttaagggggcacagcgatCCCACAGTTCCAGGTCATACCTCAGGGATCCCGTCACAACAGGACACCAGGCGGTGGATCTGGGCTCGTGTAAATTGGTCAGCACTCCAACCTGCCTCCTGATGTCAAACACCAGCTCATCTCAGTGTGAAGGGGGCCGAGCAGCATGGGAACCAAACTGGTTTCTAACAAGCCGGGGATGGAAGGATCTGACTTGCCCTTCCAACCAGGACTGGTCCCAGCCACAGCAGGTGGCAGAACTGAAGACAGACCTGAACCAAACCCCCAGCTCGTGAGGATCTGAAAGCTGCAGTCCCTGTCTCCATCAGACACCAGTTGAGAGCAGGATCCAAGGCCGCTCCTCTGCAGCTCCCTATGGGGGATGTAGATGGTGGGTAACAAGACTCCAGGTGGGGGTATGGGGAGGTAGTGTTGGTGCAGGAAGCCCCAGCTTTCAGGATGGGGCTCCTGTTATCCACTAGTCAGCGGCTACGGCAATAGAAATGTATGTCCTAGGTGGCCAGGAGCATTGGCCATGAATGAGACCCAGCGAGTGTCTCCAGCAGTGggtgccctccctgccccaagctcaGCCCGTCAACAGGGGCAGGACATGCAGCTCCTCCAGCCTGGCCTTGGCAATGGCCTCCCAACCCCTGTTGGCCTGGGGGTTGCGGGGCGAAGGGTGCATCAGGCCTTCCACCCGGACCTGGAGGCCGGCCGAGGCCAGGGCCTTGCGGGCCCGCTGCTCGGCGAAGCGGCCCACGCCGATCACCATAGCAACACTGAGCAGGCGCACGGCCTGGGCCAGCCCGTCGTCGCAGACCTGCAGCAGGCGCTCGCGCTGGGCGGCCGGCAGGTCGGCTGGCGTCAGGTTCTTGCCACTCTGGCTCATGAAGAGCAGCGGGCAGTGGTTGTGGACGAAGCAGCGGCGGAAGAAGGCCTCAGGGCCAGGGCACAGCGAGCGGAAGAGGCCCCAGAAGCGGGCACCGCTCACCTCTGTCTGGGGGCACTCCAGCCCCAGGACAGGTCTCTTGGGGTGCTCCTGGGCCGGCTTAGACACCTGCCCGCGGATCTGCAGCCACTCCCGGACGTGACGCACCTCCCCAAAGGGCACCTGTGGGGGAACAAGAGCAGGGTCAGAGAGGAGCCTGACCAGCAAGATCCTGCTTCCTCCATCAGGGGGAGCCATGGAGCCGGAGCCACAGCCATTGATAGACTAAAGCCAAGAGCCCCAGGGAAGCAAAGGAGGTAGACActatgggaggcagtgtggcctagtggataaagcaTCACGTTAGGAGAGTTGAGTActggtcctggctctgccattggcctgctggatgacctagGGCAatacactctgtgcctcagtttcccctcccaccctttgtctattcagagtgcaagctctttggggcagggctatCTCTCAGTCTGTTCAGTGGCCAGCATGCTGGGATGGTTGGGTTCCTATTCTGGATCCGGGCCTCTGGCCACTGCTGCTATACAAATGTATAACAACCACCCTTATTTTATTCTAGTCCTGGGAATGGagctcaggagtcctggctcccatcccccacccctgctctaaccactggaccccagtTCCCTctgagagctgggaactgaacacaggagtcctgactcccagcccccctttttctcccccccccctttacccaCCTGGACAGAAAAAGCAGAGACaaccaagccccctcctgcaaccttctgccccagcaaACAGCCCTGTTTGAAGATCTGCATGGCTCCATCCCCAGAGCCATCCCTGCCAGGCCTGAGCAAGCAGTCAGGGCTCttctctgtccctcctcccccagcagccaggcagAGGAAGGAAACACTCCCCGGGAGTAAGTGGCCCCATCTCTAACAGGCTGGGATTAGGATCCCGCCGTACCACGGCCATAGATAATTGATGCcaccgcagaaggggcaggggggagacgTTGCTtcacccttccccaccctaacacAAAGACAGGCCAATGCCTGGGACTGACTGGGTGCCCCCCTTGCCAGAGAGCCccccagagcaggactggggaagggaCACTTGGTATAATGACCCCACTCCCAATAAGGTGGTAACAGGAGTCAATCCCACTTATCTCTCCCCATTGAACCCCAATCTCCTGGTAGCCCActgccatcccccacccccccccaaacacacacaccggGGGCTCCCTCCCCCCGGGCCACCCCCCAAAATAGTAATGCAGGCTGTTTGCTGACAGGCCAGATGGGGCCACTCGTGTGGGAGACAGAAAAGGAGAGAGTGAGAATCACACACAGCTCTACCAAtgtccctcaatcctgacccgcagccccctgctatcccagctctggacttgctcacacacacacacacacaccccgctctgccagcgcccctcaagcccaacctgcagccccctgctaccccagctctgggctccccccacacacacactctgccagtgcccctcaatcccgacccacagccccctgctaccccagctctgggctccccccacacacacactctgccagcgcccctcaatcccgacccacagccccctgctaccccagctctgggctccccccccacacacacacacacactctgctggtgcccctcaatcccaacccgcagcctcatgctaccccagctctgggctccctcccaGTTCTGCCGACGCTCCTCAATcctcacctgcagccccctgcctccctctgTGCCAGTCCTCAAGAGCTCCTAAGCCGAGACCCTCAGGCAGCTGCAAGCAAATACGTCATCTGGGGCCAGAAACAACCTAGACCCTTTGCAGCTGAAAGGCTAAGGATGTGGGGCTTGGAGGGGCTGTGCCGGCCCCTGGGGAGTGCCATTGGGATGCAGAGCATTCCACCACTGGGACCCCTTAccagcagcctcagcagagatgcCACCCACCGCcacgcctgcccccccccacctgcatcaTATCCCCCACAGCAATACACTCGCCCAAAAGGAACCCACGTGCTCTCTGCTGGATGGGACCTGGTGGGGAGATGCTGCCTTGGGACCGTTGGGACTGGGCATCCAGCTCCCTGCAGCGCCAGACCAACGGGGCAGGAAAGAgcctgcagctggctggagaggagtgctgggaggagagagattTGCAGGCAGAGATCAGAGGGGAAACGGGGGGAACTGTTACCATATTGGAGCCATGGAGCTTCCCCTGCCCGAATTGAGGGGTGACACGCCAGGCCGTGAGGGACGGGGGTCAGCGCGGACCCAGCTGCAGAGAAGAGAGACTGGGCTTTGTTAGCAGAGCAGCGTGGGGTGGAGGGTGTGAGAGGAGACATGAGGCTGTGATTTCCCCATACAAGGCACTCGCTGGTCTCTGCCGGTGCAGGTCTCCGTAGAGGGTCCTGGTTATTTTCTCCTTAATGAGAATTAAGTGACCACCAGACAGCCAGCTCTGGGGGCTGGAGTGCACAGATCAGAGAGCAGTGGAGCAAGCTACACACATGGACTCACCATTCGCGGGCTGCAGCTTCCGTCCATCTGTGGCTGGAGGACAACTAAAGCCCAGTCCAGTGCTGAGATGGGCAATGAGGCGGCCAGTCAGCGCCCACTAGCATGGTGCATTAGGTGGTGCAGCCACCTCGGCCCTCAGTTCATTTCACACTGGCCACCCTGGAGGCTGCACTCAGCCCATAGCCATCTGGTCACCCGCAAGGGGCATGGTGGATCTGCTCCCGGACTgacaccgcacccccccccccatgagatgGAGGTTATTtggaaagggggcagagaaggagCACGAAGGCTGGAAGCATCtatgttgggtggggggaggggaaggaggagactgGGGCAGAGAGTATGGGATCTGAGCTCTGACTCGGTCCCCAGGGGAGGCCCAGAACTACCAAGTGCCAGATCTTCAAGCACGCGGCATGTCAGGAACTGAGCTCTTTGGAGGATCTGGGTAggagcatcacactgggagctgcggatCTGGTCCTGGCGTGGTAGGAAAAATAAAACCTCCCTGACCCCTACAACCAGCCTgctccctgaagcatgagagttgcTATCTAGCTCAGGCACTTTTACAGCCTCCATTCCCACAgcctctgagcacctcacaatttcAGATGTATTTACCCACACAGCCCCTGGTAGGGCTATTATCCGCATCTGGGCAACTGAGGCAGTGAGccaaagggacttgcccaagctcacacagggaAGTCTGTAGCAAAAGAAGGATTTGACCCCACGTCTCCTGCATCCTAGgctggtgccctaaccactaatGCCATGCTTCCTCAGCCCCGAAGCGCACACAGACGCCTTGTTAAAAGGAGGCTGCCCCTGAGAGTCGGACAGGGAAGGCACACCGGGGAGGGGTTAGCATGGCAGGGGATCggaagggaggaagagggagtcGAGGGAAGATGCCCAGATGTGGTTTCTTGAGGCAGAAGGGGTTTGTGACAGCTGGGAACGAGGGCTGAGAGCGACTGAGACGGCGGCGTCACGAGGCGGTGGAAGgatcctaacccacagcccccaacACTCACCCCAATGGCTACAGATCTGCTGCCCCCACCACAGACTCCCAACCCTGCTGGCCCCCAGAAAGGAACTATGGGCTAGGACATCATGGCGGCCGAACGAAGCCGGCTTCTGTGTTATTAGCTCCCCGCACAAAAGTTGAATTGATACAAAATAACGGGGGGGGTCCCACCGCTCCCCCTCACGGTCCTGGTCCTGTGCTGCCCTGATCTGTAATCGTATTTCAAGAGAAGCCAATCTCACCCTctgcagcccccggcccccgcaAAACACACATCCCCCCGCCCACGTCTATCGATCGCCCCTGGGTCTAATGTCAAGATAATGCCTCCCCTCACCTCTGCTCGCCAGATCTGCCAATTAGCAGCTGGACAAATACAGCTTGGTGGGAGACACCCCAACTCCCCAATATAAATTAAAGCGCATTATTGAATGATTTGTTTAGCTGATCCtttgacctctgaccccaggaCCAGGGCTGTCAGAGGGGATCAGTGATGGAGCAGCTGTCAGGCAccgggagaggagaaggggcttgggggaaggggtctcCGTCTTACTCTCCCGTCCCCTCACATCATCCAGCGAGCGAGCCATGTGCTGCTCTCCCACTTTGTGGCCCTCTGCAAATGGATTCAACTATGGGTGAGTGGGGTGGAAGCAGTCACAGGGCAGCCTCCCCCGTCTGCCAGTCATTTGGATAAACTGGCCAGCCCTCTAGTCAAATGCCCACTGAGATCCTAAGTGTGGTacaggcaggatcaggccctagaactGGGACTGGGAAGGAGCTGGCTGGACAGACACCTGGGTGACAGAAGGGCTAAGGCGTTACCCATGATCCTCCTGTGATGTGGTTTTCCTGGTCAAACTCCATTATTCTTGTTATCTTAAAATCCCTCCCTGCAGCTTCGTACGGACAGAGGGTCCTTCTTCACTTCCTTTCCTAAAGTGCTGccattaaacagctgctgcatcccaccccagaggtggctgcatttagaTTGAGAGCTCTTTGGACCAGAGACGGACTActtgttctgcgtttgtacagcgcctagcacaatggggtgctgatccattactggggctcctaggtccgaggttttcaaactgggggtgcACCCCCTTAGGAGGGTGTTGAGGAACATTTGGGTGTGCGGGGGAACGAGTGgccgtgcggggggggggcctcagggaggGAGCTATACCTCCaacccctgactcacctcagcgggCCACCCAGCCTATGGCTCAGTGTCAACGCCTCTGCGCCCAGTGCTGGCTCCGCCCCCAGAGACCATTGCGggcaccttcccccaccctgaaacCCCCAGGGGGGAGGGGTCGCAACCAAAAATTTTAATTCAAAGGTGGGGCTCcactcaaaaagtttgaaaattggtgtcctaggtgctaccacgatactcataaataataaaataatgttaataataGTAATTTCAGTGCAGGGTGAAGtgtaaacagctgctgtgtcccaccccagaggtggctgcattcacAAACTAAACAAACTGCAAGACTAAACCACAGTAACAAATCACAGCCAGACAGGAAACTCAATCTATCCAGAGTACTTACATAGTACCATTACCACTGTATCTGagcaccccaaaacccccttGTGAGGCAGGGCTATCATCCCTAtggtacagatgggggaaactgaggcaccgagcagcTAGGAGACTCCCCCAAAGTCTCACATGAAGGCTGCGGCTAAGCAGGAGCTTGAACCACAGTCTCCCAAGTGCGAGGGTAGGGTCTGAACCACCAGACTCTCCGTCTTCTCATTGAGCAAAAGGAGACTCATAGTATAgagcctatgacacacagctgagcagttccGGTTCCATCCAGGAGAGGGCAGCAATCACACACACGTGTGCGCATGCGCTAGCGCTTTGCAATATCTTCGCAAGCCCTGGACTCTGACAGCAGCTTTCCGCTTTGCTCTGAACCGTGGCCTCTGCTTCCTGGCATGGCATCAAAGCAGGCATGGATCTACATGGCCCCTGTCCAGTCAAACGTTAGAGGCGGCGGCCGGGAACCCTGGTCCCCCCTGGGCACAGGGAACCAGGATGTTAGAGCCTGCTACGCGAGCAGCACTTGAGGGAGCTGCAGCTCCTTGGGCAGAGGAGCATTAGCGGCAGGAGATCCTGCTGCAGCGCAGGCACCTAATTACTCCCCCAATTAATGCTATTAATATTAACCAGCTGCATTGTATCAATC
The genomic region above belongs to Malaclemys terrapin pileata isolate rMalTer1 chromosome 23, rMalTer1.hap1, whole genome shotgun sequence and contains:
- the SMUG1 gene encoding single-strand selective monofunctional uracil DNA glycosylase isoform X1 encodes the protein MGSWPPGGRTLSLEEAGDGSMMEQPDAPLSATPVAPAFIQGDVLATQFLQAELEQNVRLRELSFLDPICYVYNPLEYAWEPHEDYVRRYCRSPKEVLFLGMNPGPFGMAQTGVPFGEVRHVREWLQIRGQVSKPAQEHPKRPVLGLECPQTEVSGARFWGLFRSLCPGPEAFFRRCFVHNHCPLLFMSQSGKNLTPADLPAAQRERLLQVCDDGLAQAVRLLSVAMVIGVGRFAEQRARKALASAGLQVRVEGLMHPSPRNPQANRGWEAIAKARLEELHVLPLLTG
- the SMUG1 gene encoding single-strand selective monofunctional uracil DNA glycosylase isoform X3, yielding MMEQPDAPLSATPVAPAFIQGDVLATQFLQAELEQNVRLRELSFLDPICYVYNPLEYAWEPHEDYVRRYCRSPKEVLFLGMNPGPFGMAQTGVPFGEVRHVREWLQIRGQVSKPAQEHPKRPVLGLECPQTEVSGARFWGLFRSLCPGPEAFFRRCFVHNHCPLLFMSQSGKNLTPADLPAAQRERLLQVCDDGLAQAVRLLSVAMVIGVGRFAEQRARKALASAGLQVRVEGLMHPSPRNPQANRGWEAIAKARLEELHVLPLLTG
- the SMUG1 gene encoding single-strand selective monofunctional uracil DNA glycosylase isoform X2, producing MGSWPPGGRTLSLEEAGDGSMMEQPDAPLSATPVAPAFIQGDVLATQFLQAELEQNVRLRELSFLDPICYVYNPLEYAWEPHEDYVRRYCRSPKEVPFGEVRHVREWLQIRGQVSKPAQEHPKRPVLGLECPQTEVSGARFWGLFRSLCPGPEAFFRRCFVHNHCPLLFMSQSGKNLTPADLPAAQRERLLQVCDDGLAQAVRLLSVAMVIGVGRFAEQRARKALASAGLQVRVEGLMHPSPRNPQANRGWEAIAKARLEELHVLPLLTG